The Altererythrobacter sp. CAU 1644 genome has a window encoding:
- a CDS encoding conjugal transfer protein TraG N-terminal domain-containing protein produces MVEIFTTGGGEYIVNVLNAVAAWTGAGGYKSLIQVALVLGMALAVIVVAFNQDWRAWLNWFLGATLIYMCLMVPRMDVQVTDRVNPSLAPATVANVPLGLALMASFTSQAGDYLTRSAELVFGLPDDLNYSKNGMIYGARLLEATRSLRIADPEFAANFDEHVRQCVFYDLLLGRYSMKELSESNDIWATIAPGSAARAQRFLTRQADDSVTATIITCREAYTALSNQWAGLIDEMTQVAGRQLYPRQTEALAKAKLIADLPIAYQYLTGVSKDASSIFRQVLTINAMNQAMHGFAGASGASSVDVFALTRADIQTERTYSSIAHNAMKWVPILNVVLTVVFYALFPVLFPLFLMPKTGPIALKGYVTGFFYLAAWGPLFVILHMILMLKGASDVAAAGGASGLSLATFSGMTDVNNDIGILAGYLVASIPFLAGGVARGALAISGQATSYLNPSQNAAEEAAREASTGNVSLGNTSLENSNVFSRQFAQASLAPNIGYGAAQTRATSENGTQTTGFPQAEFATVPTSSYPFTPTLGQDFSSRLATMASQSRGQSETFSNLAQQSTSSAVTRFSELRDAYTRSRSNESVSGTSTSDSIGSAFSEVDNASKTLQQQFGLSRRAADDITVSWFLNGDGALGLKGEKGAGSASIGVKGGRNQSWTDSDIGIASEDRSRIMGALSQISDSRSWSSTREGFLRETSSSSEALVSSSSAGITTSITEAQSYTREARRAEEIASRLENQASWYESANAAGTLNLSQAYREWGMAEIEANRDYYGPVRFDDIDFQMSVRGQQLQARFVEGYADQLNAEISGDLVLPASASIARPSASSAESVRGSVRLDGVPGSLSAPSSEREDIARDVDRVQQQGDRRIGTVKGYLDGKTRDAKGASAEAADDVKEW; encoded by the coding sequence ATGGTCGAAATCTTCACAACCGGCGGCGGTGAGTACATCGTCAATGTCTTGAACGCCGTCGCCGCGTGGACCGGGGCCGGTGGCTACAAGAGCCTGATCCAGGTGGCGCTGGTCTTGGGCATGGCGCTTGCGGTCATTGTCGTCGCGTTCAACCAGGACTGGCGCGCCTGGCTCAACTGGTTCCTCGGCGCGACTCTCATCTACATGTGCCTGATGGTTCCGCGCATGGATGTGCAGGTCACCGACCGCGTCAATCCGAGCCTTGCACCGGCCACGGTCGCCAATGTCCCGCTGGGCCTAGCGCTCATGGCAAGCTTTACCAGCCAAGCGGGCGACTACCTAACCCGTTCCGCCGAGCTCGTCTTCGGCCTTCCCGACGATCTCAACTATTCGAAGAACGGCATGATTTACGGCGCGCGCCTGCTCGAAGCGACGCGGTCCCTGCGCATTGCCGACCCCGAATTTGCCGCCAATTTCGACGAACATGTCCGTCAATGCGTATTCTACGACCTGCTGCTCGGTCGCTACTCGATGAAGGAATTGTCGGAGAGCAACGATATCTGGGCGACCATTGCGCCCGGCAGTGCCGCGCGTGCGCAGCGCTTCCTCACCCGGCAGGCGGACGATAGCGTCACGGCCACGATCATCACCTGCCGCGAAGCATACACTGCGCTCTCCAACCAGTGGGCCGGGCTTATCGATGAGATGACACAGGTCGCCGGGCGCCAGCTCTACCCCCGGCAGACCGAAGCGCTCGCGAAGGCCAAGCTCATCGCCGACCTGCCGATTGCCTATCAATACCTCACCGGCGTCTCGAAGGATGCAAGCAGCATCTTCCGCCAAGTTCTGACCATCAACGCCATGAACCAGGCGATGCATGGATTTGCCGGAGCTAGCGGCGCATCGAGCGTCGATGTGTTCGCGCTGACCCGCGCCGATATCCAGACCGAACGGACCTATTCTTCGATCGCGCATAACGCGATGAAGTGGGTCCCGATCCTCAATGTCGTCCTGACGGTCGTATTCTACGCGCTTTTTCCGGTGCTCTTCCCACTGTTCCTGATGCCCAAGACCGGACCGATCGCGCTCAAAGGATACGTCACGGGCTTCTTCTATCTGGCAGCTTGGGGGCCGCTGTTCGTCATCCTGCACATGATCCTGATGCTCAAGGGCGCGAGCGATGTGGCGGCAGCGGGCGGCGCAAGCGGGCTCAGCCTCGCGACCTTCTCCGGCATGACCGACGTCAACAACGATATCGGGATCCTGGCCGGCTACCTCGTCGCATCGATACCGTTCCTTGCAGGCGGCGTCGCCAGGGGCGCGCTCGCAATATCGGGCCAGGCAACGAGCTACCTCAATCCGAGCCAGAACGCGGCAGAAGAGGCGGCGCGCGAAGCGAGCACCGGCAATGTTTCGCTCGGGAATACCAGCCTTGAGAACTCGAACGTGTTTTCGCGGCAGTTTGCGCAAGCCAGCCTCGCTCCCAACATTGGCTACGGCGCCGCGCAGACGCGAGCCACAAGCGAAAACGGCACCCAGACCACCGGCTTCCCTCAAGCCGAATTCGCCACCGTGCCGACCTCGAGCTATCCGTTCACCCCGACACTCGGGCAGGACTTCTCGAGCCGGCTTGCGACCATGGCGAGCCAGAGCCGCGGCCAGAGCGAGACCTTCTCGAACCTTGCCCAGCAGTCGACGAGTTCGGCTGTCACCCGCTTCAGCGAGCTACGCGATGCGTACACCCGCTCGCGCTCGAACGAGAGCGTCAGTGGCACGTCAACGAGCGACAGCATCGGCAGCGCCTTCAGCGAGGTCGACAACGCCTCGAAGACACTTCAGCAGCAATTCGGGCTGTCGCGCCGCGCGGCCGATGACATCACCGTATCTTGGTTCTTGAACGGGGATGGCGCTCTAGGACTGAAGGGAGAAAAAGGCGCTGGCTCGGCGAGCATAGGTGTTAAGGGAGGACGCAACCAGAGTTGGACCGACAGTGATATCGGGATCGCCTCCGAGGATCGCTCGCGCATCATGGGCGCGCTGAGCCAGATCTCGGACAGTCGCAGCTGGTCGAGCACGCGCGAAGGCTTCCTGCGCGAAACGAGTTCGAGTTCGGAGGCGCTGGTGTCAAGCAGCTCGGCCGGGATTACCACGTCGATCACCGAAGCGCAGAGCTATACCCGCGAAGCGCGCCGAGCCGAGGAGATCGCCAGCCGCCTCGAGAACCAGGCGAGTTGGTACGAGAGTGCCAATGCCGCAGGCACTCTCAACCTCAGCCAGGCCTATCGCGAATGGGGCATGGCGGAGATCGAGGCTAACCGGGATTACTACGGTCCGGTGCGCTTTGACGACATCGACTTCCAGATGAGCGTGCGGGGCCAGCAGCTTCAGGCGCGGTTCGTCGAAGGCTATGCGGACCAGCTCAATGCCGAGATCTCGGGCGACCTGGTCTTGCCGGCCTCTGCGTCCATCGCTCGGCCCTCGGCGAGCAGCGCCGAGAGCGTCCGGGGATCAGTGCGGCTTGACGGTGTGCCGGGAAGCCTGAGCGCCCCGTCCAGCGAACGTGAAGACATCGCCCGTGATGTCGATCGGGTGCAGCAACAGGGAGATCGACGGATCGGGACCGTGAAAGGCTACCTCGATGGCAAGACCCGCGATGCGAAGGGAGCCTCGGCCGAAGCGGCAGACGATGTTAAGGAATGGTAG
- a CDS encoding DUF6961 family protein: MQTRKFIASKIDQLCEDGEQNGARLWQVVVRRYEQLAARKSHS, translated from the coding sequence CTGCAGACTCGAAAATTTATTGCGTCGAAGATCGATCAGCTATGCGAGGACGGCGAGCAGAACGGGGCAAGACTCTGGCAGGTTGTGGTCCGTCGCTATGAGCAACTTGCCGCGCGCAAGTCCCATTCCTGA
- a CDS encoding S24 family peptidase yields the protein MEHVREELDRLILKGGYGYASISRLLGRNPAYVQQFIRRGSPRKLDDEDRKTLACFFGVDEQVLGGPANPVTDGMVEIPVLDVEASAGFGAVAASETAHTRFGFDERWLRHLTSAKSASLSIVGVKGDSMEPTLSDGDEVLVDASDHGSRLRDGIYVLRSDDTLVVKRIAIKPNGRQITIASDNPAYPTWHDMDRSEVHVVGRVIWFGRAL from the coding sequence ATGGAACATGTCAGGGAAGAGCTCGACCGGCTGATTCTCAAGGGCGGATATGGCTACGCCTCGATATCGCGGCTGCTCGGCCGCAATCCCGCTTATGTACAACAGTTCATCAGGCGCGGCTCTCCAAGAAAGCTCGATGACGAGGATCGAAAGACGCTTGCCTGCTTCTTCGGTGTCGACGAGCAAGTGCTCGGTGGTCCGGCTAATCCGGTCACCGATGGCATGGTCGAGATCCCCGTACTCGATGTGGAGGCATCCGCCGGCTTTGGCGCGGTAGCTGCTAGTGAGACTGCACACACCCGGTTCGGGTTCGATGAGCGGTGGCTGCGGCACCTGACTTCGGCCAAGAGCGCCAGCCTGTCGATCGTCGGCGTCAAGGGTGACTCGATGGAGCCCACTCTCAGTGATGGTGACGAGGTTCTGGTCGATGCTTCAGATCACGGCTCGCGACTGCGAGACGGGATCTACGTCCTTCGTTCTGATGATACCCTCGTCGTGAAGCGGATCGCTATCAAGCCAAATGGTAGGCAGATCACCATTGCCAGCGACAATCCGGCTTACCCTACCTGGCACGACATGGATCGGTCGGAAGTTCACGTGGTGGGCCGGGTTATCTGGTTTGGCCGAGCCTTGTAG
- a CDS encoding MarR family winged helix-turn-helix transcriptional regulator, translating to MATKLDHDPDEKAAPFLTDQDRLVFLLEELTRRLRRTFDSSLEQFGLTRTQWRALAYLYRTPGMTQTELAGQLELERASIGQAIDRLEELGLVERRSAKNDRRVWQVHLRSAAIDLLPKMRVEADQVYARLLTGIKDEDLEAFKSTLAAMQRNLGDA from the coding sequence ATGGCAACAAAGCTCGACCACGATCCCGATGAAAAAGCGGCGCCATTCCTGACCGATCAAGACCGGTTGGTTTTTCTGTTGGAAGAGCTCACGCGACGATTGCGCCGTACCTTCGATTCCTCACTCGAGCAGTTTGGACTCACCCGCACCCAGTGGCGTGCGTTAGCCTATCTCTACCGGACACCCGGCATGACCCAGACCGAATTGGCCGGTCAATTGGAGCTGGAGCGGGCAAGCATCGGGCAAGCGATCGACCGGCTAGAAGAATTGGGCTTGGTCGAACGGCGCAGCGCCAAAAACGACCGCCGTGTGTGGCAGGTGCACCTGCGATCCGCTGCAATCGACTTGCTTCCGAAAATGCGAGTCGAAGCGGATCAGGTCTATGCGCGCCTGCTCACAGGAATAAAGGACGAGGACTTGGAGGCATTCAAGTCTACTTTGGCCGCAATGCAGCGCAATTTGGGCGATGCCTAA
- a CDS encoding alpha/beta fold hydrolase, with protein MEILTTKIHGAGGLSLAAEVIGGDNAMPVLLAHGGGQTRRAWKRVTGDLAEAGYRTIAIDMRGHGESDWAASGAYDIRDFASDLVAIASGMECKPALVGASLGGLAGIIAEGYLAPDTFASLTLVDIAPRMEPGGVMRVVGFMEQHVDTGFSSPEEAAGIIARYMPHRRKRGAGEGLRRYLRKKDDGRYYWHWDPAFIRNIMTTKRSDPAHQDRQFDALSDAASRLSLPVHLIRGGSSDLVSEEAVAHLRDLVPNTEYSDIADATHMVVGDANDAFSEAILDFLTRHHSPQGTTA; from the coding sequence ATGGAGATTTTGACCACCAAAATTCATGGAGCGGGAGGACTCTCCCTTGCCGCAGAAGTGATTGGTGGCGACAACGCCATGCCCGTCCTGCTCGCACATGGCGGCGGGCAGACGCGCCGTGCGTGGAAGCGCGTAACAGGTGATTTGGCCGAAGCTGGCTACCGCACAATTGCGATTGATATGCGCGGTCATGGCGAGAGCGATTGGGCTGCGAGCGGAGCATACGATATTCGCGACTTCGCTTCCGATCTTGTAGCGATTGCATCAGGCATGGAGTGCAAACCAGCACTCGTTGGTGCTTCGCTGGGGGGACTGGCCGGGATCATCGCCGAGGGTTATCTCGCGCCAGACACTTTCGCTTCCCTGACCCTTGTAGACATTGCCCCGCGCATGGAGCCGGGCGGCGTGATGCGTGTGGTCGGTTTCATGGAACAGCATGTCGATACCGGCTTTTCTTCACCTGAAGAAGCGGCGGGAATCATCGCGAGGTACATGCCGCATCGCCGCAAGCGCGGGGCTGGAGAGGGACTGCGGCGCTACCTGCGCAAAAAGGATGATGGCCGCTACTACTGGCACTGGGACCCGGCCTTTATCCGTAACATCATGACCACGAAGCGAAGCGATCCGGCTCATCAGGATCGGCAATTCGATGCGCTGAGCGATGCGGCCAGTCGGCTTTCGTTACCAGTGCATCTCATTCGCGGCGGATCGAGCGATCTGGTTTCCGAAGAGGCGGTGGCGCATTTGCGCGACCTGGTCCCGAACACCGAATATTCCGACATCGCAGATGCCACGCATATGGTGGTGGGAGACGCCAACGACGCCTTTTCGGAAGCGATCCTCGATTTTCTGACCCGCCATCACTCTCCCCAAGGAACTACAGCATGA
- a CDS encoding hotdog fold thioesterase, producing MSKEHGPIDCERLDELLRIAPFHQWLGLTVKSYSSEQIELEMPWREEIISNPMIGSAHGGVLASLIDLTGLYTLLSQGVTAKVTADLRVDYHRPATSGPLIVTGQVVKVGRQISVAESRIVGPDGKLIASGRGAYIC from the coding sequence ATGAGCAAGGAGCACGGTCCAATCGATTGCGAACGTCTTGATGAGCTGTTGCGGATTGCTCCGTTTCATCAATGGCTCGGTCTGACGGTAAAATCGTATTCTAGCGAGCAGATTGAGCTCGAAATGCCGTGGCGCGAAGAGATTATCTCGAACCCGATGATCGGTTCAGCTCATGGCGGCGTGCTGGCATCGCTGATTGACCTCACAGGGCTCTACACATTGCTGTCGCAAGGTGTGACAGCGAAGGTGACAGCCGACCTGCGCGTTGATTATCATCGCCCGGCGACTTCTGGGCCCCTCATTGTGACGGGTCAGGTGGTCAAGGTCGGAAGGCAAATCTCGGTTGCCGAAAGCCGGATAGTTGGACCGGACGGCAAACTGATCGCCAGCGGCAGGGGTGCCTACATATGTTAG
- a CDS encoding efflux RND transporter periplasmic adaptor subunit: protein MVVEPELLAEPVKAFGTIAAKQSSSIGALAEGPVERIFVKVGDRVSRGQPLFRIRQADYQRRVAEAQAAVDLASARAIEAERRYERVIALAPKGFVSNAQVDAVETELAVARAQKTQAQAVFGTAQQALSDTITRAPYDGVVTARLVDEGVYLNNRFSMGGQSAALQLQELGTVAAIVNAPQEYVDAFRRNMPARVYIEGFDEPIDSIVYIINDRVDPESRMVELRLPIANPNYRISSGLGARAEINVPPVSAIILPRTAIRGDSAAAHVFIVENGKAHGREVTFESIDLDRVRILSGLAAGDELVLDPPSTLRDGETVESRQMSDAD from the coding sequence ATGGTCGTCGAACCCGAATTGCTCGCAGAACCAGTAAAAGCATTCGGCACCATTGCAGCCAAGCAAAGCAGTTCGATCGGAGCGCTCGCAGAGGGGCCGGTTGAGCGCATTTTCGTAAAGGTCGGCGACAGGGTATCGCGGGGCCAACCACTCTTTCGTATCCGTCAGGCTGATTACCAGCGGCGCGTCGCCGAAGCGCAGGCCGCCGTCGATCTAGCTAGCGCCCGAGCGATCGAGGCAGAACGGCGCTACGAGCGCGTTATTGCGCTTGCACCTAAGGGTTTTGTATCAAACGCGCAGGTCGATGCGGTCGAAACGGAACTTGCCGTTGCACGAGCGCAAAAAACGCAGGCTCAGGCAGTGTTCGGCACCGCGCAGCAAGCGTTATCTGATACCATCACGCGAGCGCCTTACGATGGCGTTGTTACCGCTCGGTTGGTCGATGAAGGGGTCTACCTCAACAACCGCTTTTCGATGGGCGGTCAATCAGCAGCGCTCCAATTGCAGGAGCTCGGAACGGTCGCCGCCATCGTGAACGCGCCACAGGAATATGTTGACGCCTTTCGGCGAAATATGCCCGCTCGCGTCTACATCGAAGGGTTCGACGAGCCGATTGATAGCATAGTCTATATTATCAACGACCGGGTCGACCCTGAGAGCCGGATGGTCGAATTGCGGCTGCCGATTGCCAATCCAAATTATCGCATCAGCTCAGGTTTGGGGGCTCGCGCTGAAATCAACGTCCCACCCGTTTCGGCGATAATCCTCCCTCGAACCGCAATCCGTGGCGATAGTGCTGCCGCGCACGTTTTCATTGTTGAAAACGGGAAGGCACATGGGCGCGAAGTTACTTTCGAGAGCATCGATCTTGATCGGGTGCGCATTCTTTCAGGCTTGGCCGCAGGGGATGAATTGGTCCTCGATCCGCCTTCGACTTTGCGTGACGGTGAAACAGTAGAGTCCCGCCAAATGAGCGATGCAGACTGA
- a CDS encoding efflux RND transporter permease subunit, translating to MWLADVSIRRPVFATMLIASLVVLGLVSFNRLGVDLFPKVEFPYVSVTTALPGASPASVETEVTDIVEEQLNTIAGLRQMRSTSAEGVSIVNLEFELEEDADVKAQEVRDKMSRLGADLPADSESPVIEKVDPDAAPILSVLMSGDMPARDLTAFADEEVKERLQRVPGVGSVELVGGRKREMRIWLDAAAMRARGVTADDVLGAIQRENSELPGGRLVTEGRARQFGVRILAEADSAAEFAAIPIAYRPNGQTVRIGDVGRVEDSIEDEASYAQLDGEPGVVLEVRKQSGENTVAVAEHIRADIEELRASAPEGVTFVIARDTSRFIEQAIGDVLFDLLIAVVLVVAVTFLFLLSWRATIIVLLAIPTSIVASFIAFAAFDFTINMVTLLALTVAIGLLVDDAIVVVEAVQNDVDEGADATGAAHAATKRVALAVLAGTFATLAVFVPIAFMEGIVGRFFFQYGLAIVFSVSVSMLVAFTLTPALSARLLRPEEKESGWFARIERFHVGMRQRYERLVSWAIRRRYVVLGGALASVFVGGVFAALVPSTFMSTTDRSEFLVTIKLPLGTGIAGAKDAAQQVDAALRENPEVELVFVSAGSGTNPKINELDIYVGLSHKRSRDVTQDDIMTFARQAALDGVPKARQVAVEEVPWVSGAGVGQTAIELIITGPDTATINRYAQWLESELSARSDFVDVRSTYEGGRPELQIALDRDRAADLGISARDLAAASRTLVGGSDAGTFETGGRRYDVRVRLEESERQRLSDIEALPLRTAQGSLVDLAAIADIDVTLNAAEIERIDRSRQISVLANTAPGVPLSVAVSDLEGLLAANPPPAGLSTQMEGTARRLAETSEAIIFAFILAIVALYIVLASQFNSFGQPIIIMLTAPLSFSGAYFLMWAAGQEMSLFAQIGMIALMGIVMKNGILLVDRANQFRDAGKDAAAAMRDAAPERLRPVLMTALAAVFGMMPVALAQSDAAEWRNPMGFIIIGGLTTSTFLTLLVIPAAYAAASDLRKLVSNFRSSLLHGPS from the coding sequence ATGTGGCTCGCTGACGTATCGATCCGGCGCCCCGTCTTCGCTACGATGCTGATCGCCTCGCTCGTGGTGCTGGGACTTGTTTCGTTCAATCGGCTCGGCGTCGACCTTTTCCCAAAGGTGGAGTTTCCATACGTTTCAGTAACGACGGCGCTTCCTGGCGCCTCGCCCGCATCCGTGGAGACCGAAGTTACCGACATTGTCGAGGAACAGCTCAATACCATTGCGGGATTGCGTCAGATGCGGTCGACCAGTGCGGAGGGTGTGAGCATCGTCAATCTCGAATTCGAACTCGAGGAAGATGCCGATGTGAAAGCGCAGGAGGTGCGCGACAAAATGTCGCGGCTTGGAGCCGATCTGCCTGCCGATTCCGAATCACCGGTCATCGAAAAGGTCGATCCCGATGCCGCGCCTATTCTCTCGGTTCTCATGTCGGGGGACATGCCCGCTCGTGACTTGACCGCTTTCGCAGACGAGGAGGTCAAGGAGCGTTTACAGCGCGTCCCCGGCGTCGGTTCAGTCGAGCTGGTCGGCGGACGCAAGCGGGAAATGCGTATCTGGCTCGATGCAGCCGCGATGCGCGCTCGCGGAGTGACTGCGGACGACGTACTCGGCGCAATTCAGCGCGAGAACTCCGAACTGCCGGGTGGTCGGTTGGTCACCGAGGGGCGCGCGCGCCAATTCGGTGTCCGCATACTCGCCGAAGCGGATAGCGCGGCAGAATTCGCGGCCATACCCATCGCCTATCGACCCAATGGCCAAACCGTTCGGATCGGCGACGTCGGGCGGGTAGAAGACTCGATTGAAGACGAGGCCAGTTATGCTCAGCTCGACGGTGAACCAGGCGTTGTTCTTGAAGTCCGCAAGCAAAGCGGTGAGAACACAGTCGCCGTCGCCGAACACATCCGCGCCGACATTGAGGAGCTGCGAGCTTCGGCACCAGAAGGCGTCACCTTCGTCATCGCGCGCGACACTTCTCGCTTCATCGAACAGGCCATCGGAGACGTGCTGTTCGACCTGTTAATTGCCGTGGTTCTGGTGGTCGCGGTGACATTCCTTTTCCTTCTCAGTTGGCGCGCTACGATCATAGTATTGCTGGCGATCCCCACTTCGATAGTCGCAAGCTTCATTGCCTTTGCGGCGTTCGATTTCACGATCAACATGGTCACTTTGTTAGCGCTGACGGTCGCTATCGGCCTGCTGGTCGATGACGCGATCGTCGTCGTCGAAGCAGTTCAAAATGATGTCGATGAAGGTGCTGACGCAACTGGAGCGGCTCACGCAGCCACTAAGCGGGTTGCGTTGGCTGTTCTGGCTGGAACTTTTGCGACTTTGGCAGTGTTCGTGCCAATCGCGTTTATGGAAGGAATAGTTGGCCGCTTTTTCTTTCAATACGGTCTTGCAATCGTCTTCTCCGTCAGCGTCTCGATGCTGGTTGCCTTCACGCTCACACCCGCGCTTTCGGCCCGGTTGCTGCGTCCCGAAGAAAAGGAGAGCGGCTGGTTCGCACGCATAGAGCGATTCCATGTCGGGATGCGACAACGCTACGAAAGGCTCGTATCTTGGGCGATCCGCCGCCGCTACGTCGTACTAGGCGGCGCCCTTGCCAGCGTATTCGTGGGGGGGGTTTTTGCGGCGCTCGTGCCCAGCACATTCATGTCCACTACGGACCGCTCGGAATTTCTCGTCACGATCAAGCTACCGCTCGGCACAGGGATAGCCGGGGCAAAGGATGCAGCGCAGCAGGTGGATGCCGCTCTGCGCGAAAATCCCGAAGTCGAACTCGTTTTTGTCAGTGCGGGCAGCGGGACCAATCCAAAGATCAACGAGCTCGATATCTATGTCGGCCTTTCGCACAAACGGTCACGCGACGTGACGCAAGACGATATAATGACCTTCGCACGCCAGGCAGCACTCGACGGAGTCCCGAAGGCACGCCAAGTCGCGGTGGAGGAAGTCCCGTGGGTTTCCGGTGCCGGGGTCGGACAGACCGCGATAGAGCTGATCATCACAGGGCCGGATACCGCCACAATCAATCGCTACGCGCAATGGCTCGAAAGCGAGCTGTCCGCGCGATCTGATTTCGTAGACGTGCGCTCCACATATGAGGGTGGCAGACCTGAGTTGCAGATCGCGCTCGACCGTGATCGGGCGGCGGATCTCGGTATTTCTGCGCGCGACCTTGCGGCAGCTTCGCGGACACTCGTAGGCGGGAGCGATGCCGGGACGTTCGAGACGGGTGGACGCCGCTACGACGTTCGGGTCCGGTTGGAGGAAAGCGAGCGACAGCGATTGAGCGACATAGAGGCGCTGCCCCTCAGGACAGCGCAGGGCAGTCTGGTCGATTTGGCAGCAATTGCCGACATTGATGTCACGCTGAACGCCGCAGAAATCGAACGCATTGATCGATCGCGCCAGATTTCGGTGCTCGCCAATACCGCGCCGGGTGTTCCGTTGAGCGTGGCCGTCTCGGATTTAGAGGGCTTGCTTGCCGCCAACCCACCGCCAGCTGGACTGTCTACCCAAATGGAAGGCACAGCGCGCCGCCTCGCTGAAACGAGCGAGGCCATTATCTTTGCCTTCATCTTAGCGATTGTCGCACTCTACATTGTCCTCGCAAGCCAGTTTAACAGCTTCGGGCAACCGATCATCATCATGCTCACCGCGCCGCTGTCCTTCTCGGGCGCGTATTTTCTCATGTGGGCAGCAGGTCAGGAAATGAGCTTGTTTGCGCAAATCGGCATGATTGCGCTTATGGGTATCGTGATGAAAAACGGCATCCTGCTTGTCGATCGCGCCAACCAGTTCCGCGATGCTGGCAAAGATGCTGCTGCGGCCATGCGCGATGCCGCGCCGGAACGGCTGCGACCAGTCCTCATGACCGCGCTGGCTGCCGTTTTCGGAATGATGCCCGTCGCATTGGCACAGTCAGACGCTGCGGAATGGAGAAACCCCATGGGATTCATCATTATCGGCGGTCTCACGACATCTACCTTCCTGACATTGTTGGTGATACCCGCAGCTTATGCGGCAGCCTCGGATTTGCGGAAGCTCGTGAGCAACTTTCGATCCTCGCTCTTGCATGGACCGTCCTAG
- a CDS encoding helix-turn-helix domain-containing protein — protein MSTAIEDIAASIKAARIAKGFTQKQLGERVGLPQSHISKIEGGSVDLQISSLVEIARALDLELKLVPRRTIPAIEGVVRSQRERSEASRALATIAETNRFAERVRQTYPSITEVNELQSALKNIPTVNLNPETLKAIQQALQPVAHLKKHFQDFGWALEQQEGTKKFAQQIAASTRALQRVRNLQVHAIDRDSAPRRPAYRLEDDAT, from the coding sequence ATGAGCACGGCAATCGAAGACATCGCCGCAAGCATCAAAGCGGCTCGGATAGCAAAGGGCTTTACCCAGAAACAGCTGGGTGAACGGGTAGGTTTGCCCCAAAGCCATATCTCCAAGATCGAAGGCGGGAGTGTAGACCTACAGATTTCCAGCCTTGTCGAAATAGCGCGCGCGCTCGACCTCGAGCTGAAGCTTGTGCCTCGAAGGACCATACCGGCGATCGAAGGCGTTGTGCGCTCACAGCGCGAAAGAAGCGAGGCAAGTCGAGCGCTCGCAACGATTGCTGAAACCAACCGGTTCGCCGAGCGAGTACGGCAGACCTATCCGAGCATCACCGAGGTGAATGAGCTGCAAAGCGCACTTAAAAATATCCCGACCGTTAATCTCAATCCCGAAACGCTCAAGGCCATCCAGCAGGCCTTGCAGCCCGTCGCCCATCTGAAAAAACATTTTCAGGACTTCGGCTGGGCGCTTGAACAGCAAGAGGGAACGAAGAAGTTCGCCCAACAGATCGCGGCATCCACACGTGCCCTCCAGCGCGTCAGAAACCTGCAGGTCCACGCAATCGATCGAGATAGTGCCCCGAGACGGCCTGCTTACCGGCTTGAGGACGACGCCACATGA